A stretch of the Bradyrhizobium arachidis genome encodes the following:
- a CDS encoding SDR family NAD(P)-dependent oxidoreductase, giving the protein MTRISHLTLRNFMIALHDLLATAAALFAAFYLRFEGGDGFFIRLPLLLKILPYFLVFSVVVFFVFNLTTTKWRFISLPDALNIIRVSTVLTVALLVLDYIFVAPNVHGTFFLGKVTIVLYWFLEITFLSALRLTYRYFRYTRVRRHARTEDAAPTLLIGRAADAEVLLRGIESGAIKRIWPVGVLSPSASDRGQSIRNVPVLGSIDDIEDVTTDYAKRNKPIKRAVMTPSAFAPEAHPESVLMRARRLGLIVSRMPSLESGDTPRLTSVAVEDLLLRPSETIDYARLEALIQGKAVIVTGGGGSIGSEICERVVAFGAARLLIIEHSEPALYAITEALAEHGTSAAVEGRIADIRDRERVVRLMAEFKPDIVFHAAALKHVPILERDWSEGVKTNIFGSINVADAALAAGAEAMVMISTDKAIEPVSMLGLTKRFAEMYCQALDHDLSMQTGGRPPMRLISVRFGNVLASNGSVVPKFKAQIEAGGPVTVTHPDMVRYFMTIREACDLVITAATHALAAARSNVSVYVLNMGQPVKIVDLAERMIRLSGLQPGYDIEIVFTGMRPGERLNEILFASEEPTVEIGVAGIMAARPNEPPMLTLRKWISALEQAIARDDRATIRSILKDAVPEFGSTAA; this is encoded by the coding sequence ATGACGCGGATTTCGCATCTCACCTTGCGCAATTTCATGATTGCGCTCCACGACCTGCTTGCGACGGCAGCGGCGCTGTTTGCCGCGTTCTATCTGCGCTTCGAAGGCGGCGACGGCTTCTTCATCCGCCTGCCGCTGCTGCTGAAGATCCTGCCCTATTTCCTCGTCTTCAGCGTGGTCGTGTTCTTCGTCTTCAATCTGACCACCACGAAATGGCGCTTCATCTCGCTGCCGGATGCGCTGAACATCATCCGCGTCTCGACCGTGTTGACGGTCGCGCTCCTGGTACTCGACTACATCTTCGTCGCGCCCAATGTTCACGGCACCTTCTTCCTCGGCAAGGTGACCATCGTCCTCTACTGGTTCCTTGAAATCACCTTCCTGAGCGCGCTGCGGCTGACCTACCGCTATTTCCGCTATACGCGCGTGCGGCGTCACGCCAGGACCGAGGATGCGGCGCCGACGCTGCTGATCGGCCGCGCCGCGGATGCCGAGGTGCTGCTGCGCGGCATCGAGAGCGGTGCCATCAAGCGCATCTGGCCGGTCGGCGTGCTGTCGCCGTCCGCTTCCGATCGCGGGCAGTCGATCCGCAACGTGCCGGTGCTCGGGAGCATCGACGACATCGAGGATGTGACTACCGACTACGCCAAGCGGAACAAGCCGATCAAGCGCGCGGTGATGACGCCGTCGGCATTCGCGCCGGAGGCGCATCCCGAATCCGTGCTGATGCGGGCGCGGCGGCTCGGCCTGATCGTCAGCCGTATGCCATCGCTGGAAAGCGGGGACACGCCGCGGCTCACCTCCGTCGCGGTCGAGGACCTGCTGCTGCGTCCGAGCGAGACGATCGACTATGCGCGGCTGGAAGCCCTGATCCAGGGCAAGGCCGTGATCGTCACCGGCGGCGGCGGTTCGATCGGCTCGGAGATCTGCGAGCGCGTGGTCGCCTTCGGCGCGGCCCGCCTCCTGATCATCGAGCATTCCGAGCCGGCGCTGTACGCGATCACCGAGGCGCTCGCCGAGCACGGCACCAGTGCCGCCGTCGAGGGGCGTATCGCCGATATCCGCGATCGCGAGCGCGTCGTGCGGCTGATGGCCGAGTTCAAGCCGGACATCGTGTTCCATGCCGCGGCGCTCAAGCACGTGCCGATCCTGGAACGCGACTGGAGCGAAGGGGTCAAGACCAACATTTTCGGCTCGATCAACGTCGCCGATGCAGCGCTCGCAGCCGGCGCCGAGGCGATGGTGATGATCTCGACCGACAAGGCGATCGAGCCGGTCTCGATGCTGGGTCTCACCAAGCGCTTCGCCGAGATGTATTGCCAGGCGCTCGACCACGATCTCTCCATGCAGACCGGCGGCAGGCCGCCGATGCGGCTGATCTCGGTCAGGTTCGGCAACGTGCTGGCGTCGAACGGCTCGGTCGTGCCGAAATTCAAGGCACAAATCGAGGCCGGCGGCCCGGTGACCGTCACGCATCCCGACATGGTTCGCTACTTCATGACCATCCGCGAGGCCTGCGACCTCGTGATCACGGCGGCGACGCATGCGCTTGCCGCGGCGCGCTCGAACGTCTCGGTCTATGTGCTCAACATGGGCCAGCCCGTGAAGATCGTCGATCTCGCCGAGCGCATGATCCGGCTGTCGGGGCTGCAGCCCGGCTACGACATCGAGATCGTGTTCACCGGCATGCGGCCGGGCGAACGGCTGAACGAGATCCTGTTCGCCTCCGAAGAGCCGACGGTCGAGATCGGGGTCGCCGGCATCATGGCCGCGCGGCCCAACGAGCCGCCGATGCTGACCCTGCGCAAGTGGATCTCGGCGCTCGAACAGGCGATCGCGCGCGACGATCGCGCGACCATCCGCTCGATTCTGAAGGACGCCGTTCCGGAATTCGGGTCGACCGCGGCCTGA